In Symmachiella dynata, the following are encoded in one genomic region:
- the galE gene encoding UDP-glucose 4-epimerase GalE — MSSAKTILVTGGAGYIGSVVVEQLVGEGARVVVFDNLSQGHRAAVHPDAVFVEGDLLDAEAIESAVAEYRPESVLHFAAHSLVGESMQVPLKYLGENVTAGLNLFQAMVNHDVRQLILSSTANLFGDPEEIPISESTKIAPGSAYGESKYILERMLAWLEQIHGLRYAALRYFNAAGATDERGEDHTPETHLIPLVLEVALGQRDQITVFGDDYPTEDGTCIRDYIHVSDLAQAHIRALDALAGGSRVYNLGNGNGFSVQDVIETAREVTGHPIPVVSGERRAGDPAILVADSQKIRAELDWKPQFPQLRDIMQTAWNWHQSHPNGYAE, encoded by the coding sequence TTGAGTTCGGCAAAAACAATTTTGGTCACCGGTGGAGCCGGTTATATTGGCAGTGTGGTGGTCGAGCAGCTTGTCGGCGAGGGAGCGCGGGTGGTTGTCTTTGACAATCTGTCGCAAGGGCATCGCGCTGCTGTGCATCCCGATGCGGTGTTTGTTGAAGGCGACCTGCTGGACGCGGAGGCGATTGAGTCGGCGGTCGCTGAATACCGCCCGGAGAGTGTTCTGCACTTTGCTGCTCATTCCTTGGTCGGCGAGTCGATGCAAGTGCCGCTGAAGTATTTGGGTGAAAATGTGACGGCCGGTTTGAATCTGTTTCAAGCCATGGTGAATCACGATGTGCGTCAACTGATTCTTTCGTCGACGGCCAATTTGTTCGGTGACCCTGAAGAGATTCCGATATCGGAATCGACAAAAATTGCTCCCGGGAGTGCCTACGGCGAGTCGAAATACATTCTCGAGCGCATGCTGGCTTGGTTGGAGCAGATTCATGGGTTGCGGTATGCGGCGCTGCGTTATTTTAATGCGGCGGGGGCGACGGACGAGCGCGGCGAAGACCATACTCCCGAGACGCATCTCATTCCGTTAGTGCTGGAAGTTGCTTTGGGGCAGCGGGACCAGATTACGGTGTTTGGCGATGATTATCCGACGGAAGATGGGACGTGCATTCGCGATTACATCCATGTTTCGGATTTGGCGCAAGCCCATATTCGGGCACTGGATGCCCTGGCAGGAGGCAGTCGGGTTTATAATCTCGGCAATGGCAACGGATTTAGTGTGCAAGATGTGATCGAAACTGCGCGCGAGGTGACCGGTCATCCGATTCCGGTTGTCTCTGGGGAACGCCGTGCGGGTGACCCGGCGATCCTGGTTGCTGATAGTCAGAAAATCCGAGCGGAGTTGGATTGGAAGCCACAATTTCCGCAATTGCGCGACATCATGCAAACCGCGTGGAACTGGCATCAAAGCCATCCCAACGGCTATGCGGAATAG
- a CDS encoding sugar transferase, protein MSENGTSGQTATATLHSSLNPLYSSPNHPSGSERTIEPSVRPRTLRRTVREAITHRPESKVTRREKALYAFAKRALDVFVTGSAILVLSPLFIAIAVAIRLTSRGPAIYKHTRVGLRGREFTCYKFRSMSVDADRQKDKLREKNQHKDSRTFKMANDPRITPIGRLLRKSSFDELPQLFNVLLGDMSLVGPRPPVPSEVEQYSWDDLRRLEVKPGLTCIWQVSGRSNIPFPKQLQMDIEYIERQSLLFDLQLLLRTVPAVLSAKGAY, encoded by the coding sequence ATGTCGGAGAACGGTACTTCGGGCCAAACAGCAACCGCCACTCTGCATTCCTCCCTAAACCCACTTTACTCTTCCCCCAATCACCCCAGCGGTTCAGAGCGTACCATCGAACCTTCCGTTCGACCCCGTACACTCCGCCGCACAGTGCGCGAGGCGATCACACATCGCCCCGAGAGCAAGGTCACCCGGCGGGAGAAGGCACTTTATGCATTCGCGAAACGGGCTCTGGACGTTTTTGTCACAGGCTCCGCGATTCTGGTGCTATCGCCATTGTTCATCGCAATTGCTGTGGCAATTCGCCTGACAAGTCGCGGACCGGCGATCTACAAACATACACGGGTTGGACTGCGTGGCCGGGAATTCACCTGCTACAAATTTCGCTCGATGTCCGTCGACGCAGATCGCCAAAAGGACAAATTGCGAGAGAAAAACCAACACAAGGATAGTCGTACCTTCAAAATGGCGAATGACCCTCGCATTACGCCGATTGGACGACTACTCCGCAAATCGAGCTTCGACGAACTGCCCCAATTGTTCAACGTCCTGCTGGGCGACATGAGCTTGGTCGGGCCCCGCCCGCCGGTGCCGTCGGAAGTCGAGCAATACTCCTGGGATGACCTTCGGCGACTGGAAGTCAAACCCGGTCTGACTTGCATTTGGCAGGTCTCCGGACGCAGCAACATCCCCTTTCCTAAACAATTGCAAATGGACATCGAATACATCGAGCGTCAATCGCTGCTATTCGATCTACAGCTCCTGCTGCGGACTGTCCCAGCGGTCCTGAGTGCCAAAGGCGCTTACTAA
- a CDS encoding WecB/TagA/CpsF family glycosyltransferase, with amino-acid sequence MPPHVKMFGIAIHQVTMDDAIDWGLKRMQGPAGPCELVFTPNVDHIVQLNQNLQLRDAYGLAGLVVADGWPVVTASRWLKKALPARVAGSDLVPALIAAGASQHNPRIFLLGGATGVAEKAAARIRQRWPKAEIVGTDSPPFGFETQDDENQRIVAKVNESAPDLLVVGFGAPKQELWLARHRSQLNAKIAVAAGGTIDFLAGHQTRAPRWAQQARLEWLHRMLTNPRRLAGRYLKGAIVFPRLVIREYRTAADQ; translated from the coding sequence GTGCCACCACACGTCAAAATGTTCGGCATCGCCATTCATCAAGTGACGATGGACGATGCGATTGATTGGGGGCTGAAGCGCATGCAAGGTCCCGCCGGACCTTGTGAGTTAGTCTTCACGCCCAATGTCGACCACATCGTTCAACTCAACCAAAATCTGCAACTGCGCGACGCATACGGACTGGCAGGTTTAGTCGTCGCTGATGGATGGCCTGTCGTCACCGCATCACGCTGGCTTAAAAAGGCGCTTCCCGCCCGCGTCGCCGGCTCCGACTTAGTCCCCGCACTGATCGCCGCCGGAGCCTCCCAACACAATCCGCGTATCTTTTTGTTAGGCGGAGCCACCGGGGTCGCAGAAAAGGCAGCAGCCCGCATTCGGCAACGTTGGCCGAAAGCCGAAATCGTCGGGACGGACAGCCCCCCTTTCGGATTTGAAACCCAGGACGACGAAAACCAGCGCATCGTCGCCAAGGTGAACGAATCAGCCCCCGATCTTTTGGTTGTCGGCTTTGGCGCCCCCAAACAGGAACTGTGGTTAGCCCGCCATCGCTCGCAACTCAATGCAAAAATAGCCGTGGCAGCTGGGGGCACGATCGACTTTCTAGCTGGACACCAAACGCGCGCCCCTCGCTGGGCCCAACAGGCACGGCTTGAATGGCTGCACCGCATGCTGACAAACCCGCGGAGACTGGCCGGTCGCTACCTCAAGGGCGCAATCGTCTTCCCCCGACTCGTCATCCGGGAATACCGCACCGCAGCCGATCAATAA
- a CDS encoding DinB family protein, translating into MHRHPIVIACLILIASWLLIDAATVKAGDGDPLAIRTWPSGMVSLESLWGFHVVINPDGDALKQLPRAPDQTVSTSETIDHFLTRKPNATKATWIPAAEFTEKDPHAIHIKTLPSKSVSANPLLLEVDGTRLVFMPDGCLASPADVPINDIKSADLLVLSTDNPWRLTDPRVIALMKSIAPRLVLLNQFGASQLEIAEAFGKSIGAKEAVTLVDHNTLAVSQSRKPKYQTQVVVLDDSPWQMPDELATLFTKMEKSNMDSQKVFAKLSPQQLNFRPGNGTHTPRWNTEHMMGRQLLFFSQIYHAQNPAIPVMDLNPKQMPPDYVAAHPDWDGREEARQTQRVSEFTRRFAYLLEGLNLDEKAPGSRWTPRRLLKQMEDHYKEHTANTVKKFDLPDWPKNE; encoded by the coding sequence ATGCATCGCCATCCCATTGTTATTGCCTGCTTGATTCTTATTGCCAGTTGGCTACTCATTGACGCCGCTACGGTGAAGGCTGGCGATGGGGACCCGTTGGCAATCCGCACATGGCCTAGTGGCATGGTTTCGCTGGAAAGTCTTTGGGGTTTCCACGTCGTCATCAATCCCGATGGCGACGCTCTCAAACAGCTGCCTCGCGCACCCGATCAAACCGTTTCCACATCTGAAACAATCGATCACTTCCTCACGCGAAAGCCAAATGCCACCAAGGCGACTTGGATTCCCGCCGCTGAGTTTACCGAAAAGGACCCCCATGCAATTCACATCAAGACTTTGCCGTCGAAGAGTGTCAGTGCGAATCCCTTGCTGCTGGAAGTCGACGGGACGCGTCTCGTCTTCATGCCTGACGGATGTTTGGCTTCGCCTGCGGACGTTCCTATAAACGACATAAAATCTGCGGATCTACTTGTGCTTTCGACCGATAATCCATGGCGACTGACCGACCCCCGCGTGATCGCACTCATGAAATCGATTGCTCCGCGGTTGGTATTGCTTAATCAATTCGGCGCTAGCCAACTGGAAATTGCCGAAGCGTTCGGCAAATCCATCGGTGCGAAGGAGGCGGTAACCCTGGTCGACCATAACACACTTGCTGTCTCCCAATCACGCAAACCGAAATACCAGACACAGGTCGTCGTACTTGACGATTCGCCTTGGCAGATGCCTGATGAACTGGCGACGTTATTTACCAAGATGGAAAAATCCAACATGGACTCACAAAAGGTGTTTGCCAAACTGTCGCCGCAGCAATTGAATTTTCGGCCAGGGAATGGCACGCACACTCCGCGATGGAACACCGAACATATGATGGGCCGGCAACTGTTGTTTTTCTCACAGATTTATCATGCCCAAAATCCGGCGATCCCGGTGATGGACCTCAATCCGAAACAGATGCCTCCCGACTATGTGGCGGCGCACCCGGATTGGGATGGTCGCGAGGAAGCCCGGCAAACACAACGGGTCAGCGAATTCACACGGCGTTTCGCCTATTTACTCGAGGGCCTGAACCTAGACGAAAAGGCCCCAGGAAGTCGTTGGACGCCCCGCCGATTGTTGAAACAAATGGAAGACCATTACAAAGAACACACCGCCAACACGGTGAAGAAGTTCGATCTACCGGATTGGCCGAAAAACGAATAA